TCACGAGCGACGAGCGGGTGCTAGAGCTATCCCGGATGTTGTCCGGCAACACAGGGAGCGAGGCGGCCCGAGAGCACGCCGCGGAGCTGCTCGCCAGCGCCGAGAGGAGCCGGCGGTGAGCCCCCCGGCCACCGGCCGCACGCGCCGACGGCGCTCCCACCCCGCCGCCCTCGTCGAGGTCGAGGGACCGGCGCGGGTCGGGCGCCGCACCAAGGAGCTCGTCAACCGGATCGAGGCGGGCGACGTCGCCGTCATCGACCACGAGGACCTCGACCCCGTCGCCGCCGAGTCGCTCCTGAAGGCCGGCGTGCACGCGGTGGTCAACGCTGCAGCGTCGGTGTCGGGGCGGTACCCGAACCGGGGCCCGCTGATCCTCACCAGCGCCGGGGTCGTCCTCGTCGACCGGGCCGGGCCCGAGGTGATGGATGCCGTCGCCGACGGCCAGAGCGTCACCCTCGAGGGAGGTGACGTGCGCGTCGACGGCCAGGTCGTCGCCCGTGGGGTGCCCCAGACGTCGGCCACGCTCACCGCCGCGATCCAGGACGCCCGACAGACGATGGGCGCGGAGCTGGCGCGCTTCGCCGAGAACACCCTCGGCTACATCCAGAGCGAGAGCCACCTCCTGCTCGACGAGCTCGAGATCCCCGACATCCGCACCGACCTCGCCGGGCGGCACGCGCTGATCGTCGTGCGGGGGAGCGACTTCCGCGACGACCTCGAGATGCTGCGCCGCGGCGGGTACATGCAGGAGATGCAGCCGGTCCTGATCGGCGTGGACGGGGGCGCCGACGCCCTGCTCGAGATGGGCCTCACCCCCGACCTCATCATCGGGGACTTCGACTCGGTCTCGGAGACCGCGCTCCGCAGCGGCGCCGAGCTGGTCGTGCACGCCTACCGCGACGGGCGGGCCCCGGGCGCGGCACGCCTCGAGGACCTGGGGCTCGAGTACCTGACGATCGGCTCGGAGGGCACGAGCGAGGACATCGCGATGCTGCTCGCCTGGGAGCGCGGCGCCGAGCTCATCGTGGCGGTCGGCACCCACAGCTCGATGGCGGACTTCCTCGACAAGGGCCGCGCCGGCATGGCCTCCACGTTCCTCGTGCGCCTGAAGGTCGGTCCGATCCTCGTCGACGCCAAAGGCGTGTCGCGGCTCTACCGCCACCAGGTCCGCAAGCGGGACCTCGGGCTGCTCGTGGCCGCCGCCCTCATCACGATCGTGATCATCTTCCTCGTCAGCGAGCCGCTGCGCGTCATCATCCGCGGCTACCTGCTCACCTTCTAGCGTGCGACGACGGCGGTTCGGCCGTCCCCGCCTGGTGCCCCATGATCAACCTCCGCTACCACATCGTCTCCATCACCGCCGTGTTCCTCGCGCTCGGCATCGGTGTCGCGCTCGGCTCGACGCTCATCCAGCGGGGCCTGGTCGACACGCTGAACGACCGGCTCGACGAGCAGGCCGAGCGGCTCGACCGCACCGACGGTGAGAACGCGGAGCTGCGCGGCCGACTCGACGAGATCGCCGAGCTCGACGAGCGGCTGACCACCGAGGGCACGGCGCTGTACGCCGGCCACCTCACCGACGTCCCCGTCCTGGTGGTCGCCACCGGCGGCGTCGACGAGTCGCTCGTCGACCTCACCCGCCGCTCGCTGCGCGACGCCGGTGCCCAGGTCCACGGGATCCTGCGGTTCACCGGTCGGTGGACCGATCTCGACGAGGGGGAGGTGGCCGAGCTGGCGGAGCTGACCGAGCAGCCCGTCGCCGAGGCAGACCTCGTGCGCACCAGGGTGATGCGGGACCTGGCCGACGAGATGCTGGTCGCCGCCGAGCTCCCGCCGGACCCCGAGCCGGAGACGCCCACGGTCACCGACGACGGCGTCGACGCGACGCCCCAGGACGGGACCGACCAGGCGACCGAGGACGGGACCGACCAGGCGACCGAGGACGGAACCGACCAGGCGGTCGAGGACGCGCCGGTGCAGGATCCCGCACCCGAGACCACGACGACCACGACCCCGCCGGAGCCGAACGGGCTGCTCCTCGCCGCGCTCCTCGAACGCGGGTACCTCGAGTTCCTGCCCGACGAGGCGGGCACGCCGCTGCCCGAGGCGGCGGCGCGGTTCGTCGTCGTCCAGACCCCCGAGAGCGACGTGCCGATCGAGGCCGCGCTGCTCCCGCTGCTCGAGGAGCTCGCCGCGGCCGATCCGGCACCGGTGGTCGTCATCGAACCGCTGCCCGAGCCCGTGGAGGACCCCGAGGCGGAGCTGGACGACGATGCCGCCCCTGCGGCCGGCCCGCTCGTCGATCTGGTGCGGAACGACCCGCAGATGCGGCTCTCGCTGACCACCGTCGACATGGCGCGCCACTTCATCGGCCAGGCGGCCACGGTGCTGGGACTCGCCGACCTCGCGGCGCCCGATCCCGGCGTCGGCCACTACGGCGTGGCGGAGGGGGCCGGCGCCCTGCTCCCGGCGGCGGGGTGACGGCAGCGACGCCCGCACCCCCGACGACGGGGTCCGGCGAGCCCCAGGGCGCCCGGGGGATCGGTCGCGCCACGGCGCTCGTGTCCGTGCTCAACCTGACGTCGCGCGCGACGGGCCTCCTGCGCGTCGTCGCCATGTCCGCCGCGCTCGGCGCGACGGCCCTCGGCGACACGTACCAGGCGGCCAACCTGGTCTCCAACATCCTCTTCGAGCTGCTGGCCGGCGGGCTGCTCTCCGCGGCGCTCGTGCCGACCTTCGTCGACCTGGTGGACCGGGGACGGCGGGAGGACGCCGCGCGGCTCGGCGGGATCCTGCTCGGGGCTGCGCTCGTGGCCCTGACGGCGGTGGTCGCCGCGGCGCTCCTGCTCGCGGACCAGCTGATGGGGCTGCTGACCGCCGGGGTCGAGGACCCCGGGCTCCGGGCGGACCAGCGGGCGCTCGGTGTGTTCCTGCTCTGGTTCTTCCTGCCCCAGGTCCTCCTCTACGCCTGCGGCTCGGTCGCCACGGCGCTGCTCCACGCCGAGCGCCGGTTCGTGGCGGCCGCCATCGCCCCGGTGTTCAACAACCTCGTGGTCATCTCGGCCATGGGGGCCTTCTGGCTGCTGCGCGACGGTGCGCCCCCGAGCCTCGACCTCGATCTCGTCGAGAAGCTGGTGCTCGGCGCAGGGGCGACCGTCGGCGTGCTCGCGATGACGCTCGTGCCCCTGGTGGCGCTGCGCCGCACGGACCTGACGCTGCGCCCCCGCTGGGACCTGCACGACCCGCGCCTGCGTCCGCTGGCCGCCCAGGGCGCGTGGGCCGCCGGCCACCTCGGGCTGAACCAGGTGTTCGCCATGGCCACCGTCGTCGTGGCCGGTCGGGTGTCGGGCGGTGTCGTCGCGTACCAGGTGGCGTTCACGTTCTTCCTGCTCCCGTACGCCCTCCTGGCGAACCCCCTCACCACGACGCTCTACCCGCGCCTCGCCGCCGCAGTGGCCGCCGGACGCCCCCACGAGGCCGCCGACGACGTCTCCTGGGGCCTGCGCTCGATGAGCTTCATCCTGCTGCCCGCCAGCGTGCTCATCGGCGTGCTCGCCCGGCCGCTGCTGGAGGTGGTCCGTCTCGGCAACCTCGACGTGGCGGGTGCCGACCTGGTCGCGCTCACCACGAGCGGCTACATGGTCGGCCTGCTCGGCTACGCCGCATCGTTCCTCCTCACCCGAGCCGCCTACGCCGCAGGCGACACCCGCAGCCCGACCCTCGTGAGCCTCGTCGCCACCGGGGTCGGTGCCGTCGTCCTCGTCGTCGGCACCGAGGTGCTCGACGGCGACGCTCGCCTGCTCGTCCTCGGTCTCACCCACGCCGGTGTCGTCACCGCCAGCGCGCTCGGTCTGCTGCCGGCCCTCCGGCGGCGCATCGGCACCGTGCGCCTGAGCGCGACGATCCTGCGGGATGCGGCGTTCGCCGCGCTCGCCGGCGTCGCGGCGTGGGGCGTCGCGTCCTCGATCGGCATCGACACGCGGCTTGCCGCCGTCGGATCCCTGACGCTCGGCGGGCTCGGCGGCGCCCTCGCCTACGTCGGCCTGCACGCGCTGGCCCACAGCGACGAGTTGCGCGTGCTCCGACGACCGGGGAGGGTGCTGCGCTGATGGTCGTCGTCGCCCTCGTCCCCGCCTTCAACGCTGCGCCCCGCATCGCGGCGACGGTGCGCGCCACCGCGGCCATCCCCGGTGTCGCCCGGGTGCTGGTCGTCGACGACGCGTCGAGCGACGGCACCGTCGACGCCGCCCGGTCGGCCGGGGCGGAGGTCCTCCAGCTCCCCGCCAACCGCGGCAAGGGCGGCGCGGTGCTGGCCGGTGTCGCCGCCAGCCCCGACGCCGACGTGTTCCTGCTCGTCGACGCCGACCTCCAGGAGACCGCAGCCGAGACGGCGCGGCTCCTCCCGCCCGTCCTCGCCGGCGAGGCCGACATGACGATCGCGGTCCTGCCGCCCGCCGCCGGTCGTGGCGGGTTCGGGAAGGTGCGCGACATGGCGACGCGCGGCATCCGCCGGGCGAGCGGGTTCGAGGCCCGCGCGCCGCTCTCGGGCCAGAGGGCCGTCCGTGCCGACCTGCTGCGGGGCCTCGAGAGCGCCGAGCGCTTCGGGCTCGAGGTCGCGCTCACGATCGACGCCGTGCGGGCGGGCGCGCGGGTGCAGGAGGTCGAGGCCGAGATCGAGCACCTCCACACCGGTCGATCGCTCGCCGGGTTCCGGCACCGTGGCCGGCAGGGCGCGGACATCGTCCGAGCGCTGTGGCCACGCCTGGTCGGCGGGCCGGCACGCGCCGTCCTGCTCGGGGTGCTGACGCTGGCCGTGCTGGCGGGCCTGTTCGTCGGGGCCGAGGCGGCCACGCCGACGGGCGCGGCGGCCACGACCGGGGCCGAGCGGGTCGTCGTCGTCGGCGTCGCCGGCCTCTCGCTCGACGACCTGGACGCCGGCATCGTGCCGGAGATCGATGCGCTGTGGCGCGACGGCGGCGCGCTGTCCGCGGCGAGCGTCCGCACCCTGTCGAGTCGCCCGTCGACGGTCGAGGCCTGGGCGACGCTCGGCGCGGGGTCGCGGGTCCGGGCCAACCTCATCGCCAGCGCGGCCTACGCCTCCGATACTCCGTACGAGAACACGACGGCGGGGGAGGTGACGGCCCGGCGCACCGGCAGCGAGGTGACGGGCCAGATCGCGATCGTGAACACGCCGCTCGTCATCGACAACGCCGGCGACGACGTGCCGAGCCTCCCCGGCTCCCTCGGCGACGCCCTGACGGCCGCCGGTCTGCGCACCGCCACGGTGGGCAACGCCGACCGGATCCAGCCCGACGGCGACCTGACGATCTCGCGCCCGGCCGCCGTGGCGGTCATGCGCTCCGACGGCTTCGTCGACCACGGTGCCGTGGGGCCCGAGCTGCTCCGGGAGGACCCGTCGGCCCCGTTCGGCACGATGGCCGACACCGAGGCGATGGTCGCGACGACGCTGGCCGCCCTCGAGGAGGCGCACGTCGTCACCGTCGACCCGGGGGACCTCGACCGGCTGCGGGACTACGACTCGGTGATGACCGAGAGCGAGCGCGACCAGCTGCGCAGCGCCGCGCTCACGAGCGTCGACACGCTCGTCGGCGAGCTGCACGACCGGCTGCCGGAGGACACGCTCCTCCTCGTCGTCGGGCTCACGCCGCCCACCTCCACGTGGTCCCTGACGCCGATGGTCGCGAGCGGCGCCGGGGTGCGCCCCGGCTACCTGCACTCGCCGTCCACGCAGCGCACCGGGCTCGTCACGCTCACCGACGTGGCCCCGACGGTGCTCGACGCCATCGGGGCCGACATCCCGGCGGACATGATCGGCGCCCCGCTGCGCTACCAGGCGGGATCGGTCGACCTCGACCGCCTCCAGTCGATGAACGACACCGCGAACGGGCGGGAGCGCATCTACTACCCGATCGCCCTGACGTTCATCGTCGTGCAGGCGCTCGGCTACGCGGCGGTGCTCCTCGTGCTCCGCCTGGCCCCCGACATGGCGCGCCACCTCGTCGGACCGGCACGGATCCTCGTCCTGACCTTCGCCGCCTGGCCCCTCGCCACCTTCCTCCTGCGGCTGGTGCCGTCGGTCTACCGGTTGGGCGGTGGCGCGCACGTGGTGCTGTGGCTGGTCGCGCTCGCGATCGCGCTCGCCGCGGCGAGGGTCCGGCGGCGGCCCCTCGTGCCGCTGGCCCTCATCTGTGGCCTCACGGTCCTCCTCCTGCTGCTCGACATGGCCTTCGGCGCCCCGCTGCAGATGTCGAGCCTCCTCGGGTACTCGCCCCACACCGCGGCACGCTTCACCGGGTTCGGCAACACCACCTTCGCCGTGTTCGGCGCCTGCGCCGTGGTCGCGGCAGCGCTCCACGTGCACCACGCACCACGCCGCCGCGACGCCCTGGCCGCGGCCGGGGCGATGTTCCTCGTCGTCCTCGTCGCCGACGGCGCCCCGCAGCTCGGGGCCGACGTCGGCGGGATCTTGACCTACGTCCCCGTGTTCGCCCTCACGCTCTGGGCGCTCGCGGGCCGGCGCATCTCGATGAAGGTCCTCGTCCTCGCCGGCGTCGCGACGCTCGTCGTGCTCGCGCTCGCCGTCGGCCTCGACCTCCTGCGCGACCCCGACGACCGCTCGCACCTCGCTCGGTTCGTCCTCGCGTCGGGCGACGACCAGGGGAACTTCTGGACGACGATCAGCCGCAAGTGGGCGACCAACCTGCGCGTGCTGCGCCAGTCGATCTGGGCGTGGATGGTGCCGATCATCGCGGTGTTCGCCCTCTACGTCCTCGTCGTGGCCCGAGGCTGGCGGCGCCTGCTGCCGATGGGGTCCGCGGTGCGGGCCGCGGTCATCGGCACGCTCGCCACCGGCGTGCTCGGGTGGTTGGTCAACGACAGCGGCGTCGTCGTCGCCGCGCTCGCCTTCGTCTACCTCGGCCCGTTGCTGACGCTCCTCGCGCTCAGTGACTCGCACCACCCGGCGGTCCTCCACGGCCCCCGGGCCGCGGCGGAGGCGTCGTGACAGCGGTCGTCCTCGCGCTCGTCATCGCCGCGCTCTCGGCGGCACTCGTCTGGCGCCTCGCCGCACCCGTGTTCGACCACCCGACCCTGGCGAGGCGCAACGTGCGCGGCATCGACGTCCCGACCGCGGGAGGCGTGGTGCTGGTTCTCGCCCTGCTCCCGCCGCTCGCCGTCGCGAGCGTGATCCTTCGGCTCGTCGCCGAACCCGACTCCGTCCTGCCCGAGATGCACGAGGCGTTCACCGTCGTTGCCATCGTGAGCGTCTTCGCGGTGCTGGGGCTCGTCGACGACCTCCTGGCCCAGGGGGAGGACCGCGGCTTCCGGGGGCACCTCGGCGCGCTGTACCGCGGTCGACTCACCACCGGCGGCATCAAGCTCCTCGGGGGCGGCCTCGCCGCCGTCGCCCTCACCGCCACCGACGGACCGTTGTGGGAGTGGGTGGTCGCCGCGGGCGTCGTGGCGCTCGCCACCAACACGGCGAACCTCTTCGATCGCGCGCCCGGCCGGGTGACCAAGATCGCCGTGGCGGCGCTCGTCGTCCTGCTCGTCACGGCCGCCCCCGACGAGCGGTGGCTCGTCGGGCCGGCCGCCGCGGTGGTCGGTGCCGCGCTCGGGCTCCTCGTCGCCGAGCTGCGCGAGTCGGTGATGCTCGGCGACACCGGTGCCAACCCGATCGGCGCGGTGCTCGGCCTCGCGGTGGTCGCGACGACCGGGCCGTGGACCCAGCTGGCGGTGCTCGTCGTCCTCCTCGCCCTGAACCTGGTGAGCGAGCGCATCTCGTTCTCCGCGGTGATCGACCGCACGCCCGCGCTGCGCTGGTTGGACCAGCTCGGGCGCCGGCCCATGACGTGAATCACACCGATGTGAGCCTCGGCGCCCGGTTCGTCGGGTACGCTGCGATCCCGTCGTGGTGCCGACGGAGGAGACCCAGGTGGCGAAGCACATCTTCGTGACAGGTGGTGTGGTGAGCTCGCTGGGCAAGGGCCTGACGGCGTCCTCGCTCGGCCGCCTGCTGAAGGCCCGGGGGCTCCGGGTCACCATGCAGAAGCTCGACCCCTACATCAACGTCGATCCGGGGACGATGAACCCCTTCGAGCACGGTGAGGTCTTCGTCACCGACGACGGGGGTGAGACCGACCTCGACCTCGGCCACTACGAGCGGTTCATCGACGAGAGCCTCACCAAGGACTCGAACGCCACCACCGGCGGCATCTACTCGTCGGTCCTCGCCGCCGAGCGGCGCGGCGACTACCTCGGCAAGACCGTCCAGGTCATTCCGCACATCACCGACGAGATCAAGCGCCGCATCAGCCGCCTGGCCACCGACGACGTCGACGTCGTCATCACCGAGGTCGGCGGCACCGTCGGCGACATCGAGATCCTCCCGTTCCTCGAGGCCATCCGGCAGTTCCGCCTCGACGTCGGCCGCGACAACGTCTGCTACGTGCACGTCACCCTCGTGCCGTTCATCGGGCCGGCGGGGGAGCAGAAGACCAAGCCGACGCAGCACTCGGTCACCGAGCTGCGCAGCCGGGGCATCCAGCCCGACGCCATCGTCTGCCGGTCCGAGGAGCCCCTCTCCGACGACCTGAAGCGCAAGATCTCCAACCTGTGCGACGTGCCGGTCGACGCCGTCGTCAACGCCGCCGACGCGCCCAGCCTCTACGAGATCCCGCTCGTGCTGCACCACGAGGGCCTCGACGACTACGTGTGCGACGTGCTGCGCCTCGACGCCCCTGCGCCGGACCTCGCCCCGTGGCGGGCGCTCGTCGACCGGGTCGAGGCCGCGACGACCCCGCTGCGCATCGGCATCATCGGCAAGTACGTCAGCCTCCCCGACGCCTACCTGTCGGTCGTCGAGTCGCTCCGCCACGCCGGGTTCGCCCACGGTGCCGACATGCAGATCGAGTGGATCCAGGCCGAGGAGGTCGAGGGCCTCCTCGTCGACGGCCGCCTCCGCGAGCTCGACGGCATCGTCATCCCCGGCGGGTTCGGCGAGCGGGGCACCGAGGGCAAGGTCGCGGCGGCCACCTACACCCGCGAGCACGACATCCCGTGCCTCGGCATCTGCCTCGGCATGCAGGTGATGACCGTCGAGTACGCCCGCAACGTGCTCGGGCTCACCGGCGCCAACTCCACCGAGTTCGACCGCCAGACGCCCCACCCGGTCATCGACCTGATGGACACCCAGCGCGACGTCACCGACATGGGCGGCACGATGCGCCTCGGCGCCTACGTCGCCGAGCTGGCACCGGGCTCCCAGGTCGCCGAGCTGTACGGCAAGACCGTCGTCAGCGAGCGCCACCGGCACCGCTACGAGTTCAACCCCCGGTACCGCTCGAAGTTCGACGGCACCGACTTCGTGTGCTCGGGCACCTCGCCCGACGGGCGCCTGGTCGAGTTCATCGAGCTGGACGGCCACCCGTTCTGGGTCGGCACCCAGGCCCACCCCGAGTTCAAGAGCCGTCCCGACCGGCCGGCGCCCCTGTTCGACGGGCTGATCCGGGCCGCGCTGGCCCGGGCCGAGGGCCGCAACCCCCGGCTCCTCGAGCTCGCCGCCGAGCGGCAGGTGGCGGCCGGGTCGTGACCGACGCCGGCTTCCGTCGGGTCGGCGAGCGCGAGATCCACCGGGGCTACCTGGTCCGGCTCACCGAGTCGACCTTCGTCGGCCCCGACGGCGACGAGTTCCAGCGGGACGTGGTGCACACCCCGAACGCCGTCGGCATCGTCCCCGTCGACCGCGGGCCGTCGGGGGAGTGGCAGGTCGTCCTCGTGCGCCAGTACCGGGGGGCGGTCGACCGGGAGATGTGGGAGATCCCCGCCGGCATGTGCGACGTCGAGGGCGAGTCGCCGGAGGACACCGGCCGGCGCGAGCTGCGAGAGGAAGCCGGCTACGACGTGCGCGACGTCACCGTGCTCACGTCGTTCCACCCCGCACCGGGGTTCACCACGCACAGCACAGCGATCGTCCTCGGGGTGGGCCTCACCGAGGTCGGACGCGAGGCCGACGGCATCGAGGAGCAGCACATGGTCGTCGACCGCGTGCCCCTCGACGCGGCGGTCGAGCGGGTGAGGTCGGGCGAGATCACCGACGGCAAGACGGTCGTGGGCCTCCTGCTCGCACGCGAGCGCCTCGACGACTGAGGTGACCGAGCCGCTGCCCCTCGAGGTCGAGGAGTACCTGACCTGGCTGGCAGCGGAGCGCGGTCGGGCGGCATCGACGGTCGAGGCGTACCGACGTGACCTGCGGGCCTACGTCGCGCACCTGCGCGACCGGGGTCTCTCACTCCTCGACGCCGGCCAGGACGACGTCGAGCGGTTCGTCGCCGACCTCGAGGCGGCGGGGCTGGCTCCGCGGACCCGGGCGCGGCGGGTGGTCGCCGTGCGCAACCTCCACCGCTTCCTCGTCGACGAGGACCTGGCCGAGCGCGACCCGGTGGCCGACGTCGAATCGCCCAAGGTGCCGCGCGGGATCCCGAAGGCGTTGAGCGAGGACGAGGTCGACCGGCTGCTCACCGCGGTCGTCGGCGACGAGGCGCCGGCCCGCCGCGACCGGGCGATCCTCGAGGTCCTCTACGGCACGGGGGTGCGCATCTCGGAGCTGGTCGGCCTGTCGCTCGGCGACGTCGACCTCGTCGCCGCCCGGATGCGGGTGTTCGGCAAGGGCAGCAAGGAGCGGGTGGTGCCGATCGGCCGCCACGCGGGCCTGGCCCTCGAGGCGTGGCTCGACGAGCCGGGGCGCCCGGCCCTCGTCCCCCGCCAGTGGCGACGCCGCGGCGACGCCGAGGCGCTCTTCCTCAACCAGCGTGGCGGCCGGCTCAGCCGTCAGGGCGCGTGGGGCGTCGTCACCCGGTGGGGCGACGCCGCCGGCCTCGGCGACCGGCTGACGCCGCACGTGCTGCGCCACTCGTGCGCCACCCACATGGTCGACCACGGCGCCGACCTCCGGGTGGTCCAGGAGCTGCTCGGCCACGCGTCGGTGAGCACGACGCAGGTGTACACGCTGGTCTCCACCGAGCGGCTGTGGGCCGTGTACGACGCGGCGCACCCCCGAGCGTCCGTGGGCGCCGCTCGCTGACGGGAGGGAGCCCCTCCGGTCGAACGAGGGGCAGGGGGAGTAGCCTGGACCGATGGCCGAGGTGGGTGGTTCCGACGCGGTGCGTGACGAGCTGGAGTCCGAGCGCGTGCGCCTGCGCAAGCACATCGAGGAGCTCGCGAGCGACGCCGACGGCGCGCCGGCCCACGACGAGAACTTCGCCGACTCCGCCCAGGTCGCGGCCGAGATGGGCGAGGCTCGTGCGCTGGCGGGCAGCCTGCGGGAGCAGCTCGACGACGTCGAGGAAGCACTGAAGGCCCTCGACGAGGGCCGCTACGGGCTCTGCGAGGTGTGCAGCCAGCCGATCGCCGAGGCGCGCCTCGAGGCCATGCCCACGACGCGCCGCTGCATCGACCACGCCTGAGGGATCGTGGCGGCGCTCGGCCACCTCGCCCGGCGCTTCGTCGGCTCGCTCCGCCCCGGCGGACCGCCCGCCGTCGACGTGTCCTGGGCCGCGCAGCACCTCCTCGACTCGGAACGTGAGCTGTGGGACCGCATGTCGGGTCCGGACCGGCGTCACTCGGTGGCGGTCGCACGCCGGGTGGAGCGCGCCCTCGGCCACGAGGCGACCCGACCCGTGCTCGCCGCTGCGCTGCTCCACGACGTCGGCAAGACCACCTCGGGTCTGCGCACCTACGGGCGGGTCGTCGCCAGCGTGTCGGCCATGGTCGGCGGGCACGAGATGGCCGACCACTGGGCGAAGAAGCGGGGGTTCACCCG
This portion of the Actinomarinicola tropica genome encodes:
- a CDS encoding glycosyltransferase, producing the protein MVVVALVPAFNAAPRIAATVRATAAIPGVARVLVVDDASSDGTVDAARSAGAEVLQLPANRGKGGAVLAGVAASPDADVFLLVDADLQETAAETARLLPPVLAGEADMTIAVLPPAAGRGGFGKVRDMATRGIRRASGFEARAPLSGQRAVRADLLRGLESAERFGLEVALTIDAVRAGARVQEVEAEIEHLHTGRSLAGFRHRGRQGADIVRALWPRLVGGPARAVLLGVLTLAVLAGLFVGAEAATPTGAAATTGAERVVVVGVAGLSLDDLDAGIVPEIDALWRDGGALSAASVRTLSSRPSTVEAWATLGAGSRVRANLIASAAYASDTPYENTTAGEVTARRTGSEVTGQIAIVNTPLVIDNAGDDVPSLPGSLGDALTAAGLRTATVGNADRIQPDGDLTISRPAAVAVMRSDGFVDHGAVGPELLREDPSAPFGTMADTEAMVATTLAALEEAHVVTVDPGDLDRLRDYDSVMTESERDQLRSAALTSVDTLVGELHDRLPEDTLLLVVGLTPPTSTWSLTPMVASGAGVRPGYLHSPSTQRTGLVTLTDVAPTVLDAIGADIPADMIGAPLRYQAGSVDLDRLQSMNDTANGRERIYYPIALTFIVVQALGYAAVLLVLRLAPDMARHLVGPARILVLTFAAWPLATFLLRLVPSVYRLGGGAHVVLWLVALAIALAAARVRRRPLVPLALICGLTVLLLLLDMAFGAPLQMSSLLGYSPHTAARFTGFGNTTFAVFGACAVVAAALHVHHAPRRRDALAAAGAMFLVVLVADGAPQLGADVGGILTYVPVFALTLWALAGRRISMKVLVLAGVATLVVLALAVGLDLLRDPDDRSHLARFVLASGDDQGNFWTTISRKWATNLRVLRQSIWAWMVPIIAVFALYVLVVARGWRRLLPMGSAVRAAVIGTLATGVLGWLVNDSGVVVAALAFVYLGPLLTLLALSDSHHPAVLHGPRAAAEAS
- a CDS encoding TraR/DksA family transcriptional regulator encodes the protein MAEVGGSDAVRDELESERVRLRKHIEELASDADGAPAHDENFADSAQVAAEMGEARALAGSLREQLDDVEEALKALDEGRYGLCEVCSQPIAEARLEAMPTTRRCIDHA
- a CDS encoding copper transporter, which gives rise to MINLRYHIVSITAVFLALGIGVALGSTLIQRGLVDTLNDRLDEQAERLDRTDGENAELRGRLDEIAELDERLTTEGTALYAGHLTDVPVLVVATGGVDESLVDLTRRSLRDAGAQVHGILRFTGRWTDLDEGEVAELAELTEQPVAEADLVRTRVMRDLADEMLVAAELPPDPEPETPTVTDDGVDATPQDGTDQATEDGTDQATEDGTDQAVEDAPVQDPAPETTTTTTPPEPNGLLLAALLERGYLEFLPDEAGTPLPEAAARFVVVQTPESDVPIEAALLPLLEELAAADPAPVVVIEPLPEPVEDPEAELDDDAAPAAGPLVDLVRNDPQMRLSLTTVDMARHFIGQAATVLGLADLAAPDPGVGHYGVAEGAGALLPAAG
- the steA gene encoding putative cytokinetic ring protein SteA, which encodes MSPPATGRTRRRRSHPAALVEVEGPARVGRRTKELVNRIEAGDVAVIDHEDLDPVAAESLLKAGVHAVVNAAASVSGRYPNRGPLILTSAGVVLVDRAGPEVMDAVADGQSVTLEGGDVRVDGQVVARGVPQTSATLTAAIQDARQTMGAELARFAENTLGYIQSESHLLLDELEIPDIRTDLAGRHALIVVRGSDFRDDLEMLRRGGYMQEMQPVLIGVDGGADALLEMGLTPDLIIGDFDSVSETALRSGAELVVHAYRDGRAPGAARLEDLGLEYLTIGSEGTSEDIAMLLAWERGAELIVAVGTHSSMADFLDKGRAGMASTFLVRLKVGPILVDAKGVSRLYRHQVRKRDLGLLVAAALITIVIIFLVSEPLRVIIRGYLLTF
- a CDS encoding CTP synthase, which produces MAKHIFVTGGVVSSLGKGLTASSLGRLLKARGLRVTMQKLDPYINVDPGTMNPFEHGEVFVTDDGGETDLDLGHYERFIDESLTKDSNATTGGIYSSVLAAERRGDYLGKTVQVIPHITDEIKRRISRLATDDVDVVITEVGGTVGDIEILPFLEAIRQFRLDVGRDNVCYVHVTLVPFIGPAGEQKTKPTQHSVTELRSRGIQPDAIVCRSEEPLSDDLKRKISNLCDVPVDAVVNAADAPSLYEIPLVLHHEGLDDYVCDVLRLDAPAPDLAPWRALVDRVEAATTPLRIGIIGKYVSLPDAYLSVVESLRHAGFAHGADMQIEWIQAEEVEGLLVDGRLRELDGIVIPGGFGERGTEGKVAAATYTREHDIPCLGICLGMQVMTVEYARNVLGLTGANSTEFDRQTPHPVIDLMDTQRDVTDMGGTMRLGAYVAELAPGSQVAELYGKTVVSERHRHRYEFNPRYRSKFDGTDFVCSGTSPDGRLVEFIELDGHPFWVGTQAHPEFKSRPDRPAPLFDGLIRAALARAEGRNPRLLELAAERQVAAGS
- a CDS encoding HD domain-containing protein yields the protein MAALGHLARRFVGSLRPGGPPAVDVSWAAQHLLDSERELWDRMSGPDRRHSVAVARRVERALGHEATRPVLAAALLHDVGKTTSGLRTYGRVVASVSAMVGGHEMADHWAKKRGFTRRVGLYLQHDVIGADQLDMAGSDPLTVTWAREHHWPEHMWTLDPRVAHALKAADDD
- the xerD gene encoding site-specific tyrosine recombinase XerD, translated to MTEPLPLEVEEYLTWLAAERGRAASTVEAYRRDLRAYVAHLRDRGLSLLDAGQDDVERFVADLEAAGLAPRTRARRVVAVRNLHRFLVDEDLAERDPVADVESPKVPRGIPKALSEDEVDRLLTAVVGDEAPARRDRAILEVLYGTGVRISELVGLSLGDVDLVAARMRVFGKGSKERVVPIGRHAGLALEAWLDEPGRPALVPRQWRRRGDAEALFLNQRGGRLSRQGAWGVVTRWGDAAGLGDRLTPHVLRHSCATHMVDHGADLRVVQELLGHASVSTTQVYTLVSTERLWAVYDAAHPRASVGAAR
- the murJ gene encoding murein biosynthesis integral membrane protein MurJ encodes the protein MTAATPAPPTTGSGEPQGARGIGRATALVSVLNLTSRATGLLRVVAMSAALGATALGDTYQAANLVSNILFELLAGGLLSAALVPTFVDLVDRGRREDAARLGGILLGAALVALTAVVAAALLLADQLMGLLTAGVEDPGLRADQRALGVFLLWFFLPQVLLYACGSVATALLHAERRFVAAAIAPVFNNLVVISAMGAFWLLRDGAPPSLDLDLVEKLVLGAGATVGVLAMTLVPLVALRRTDLTLRPRWDLHDPRLRPLAAQGAWAAGHLGLNQVFAMATVVVAGRVSGGVVAYQVAFTFFLLPYALLANPLTTTLYPRLAAAVAAGRPHEAADDVSWGLRSMSFILLPASVLIGVLARPLLEVVRLGNLDVAGADLVALTTSGYMVGLLGYAASFLLTRAAYAAGDTRSPTLVSLVATGVGAVVLVVGTEVLDGDARLLVLGLTHAGVVTASALGLLPALRRRIGTVRLSATILRDAAFAALAGVAAWGVASSIGIDTRLAAVGSLTLGGLGGALAYVGLHALAHSDELRVLRRPGRVLR
- a CDS encoding NUDIX hydrolase, with translation MTDAGFRRVGEREIHRGYLVRLTESTFVGPDGDEFQRDVVHTPNAVGIVPVDRGPSGEWQVVLVRQYRGAVDREMWEIPAGMCDVEGESPEDTGRRELREEAGYDVRDVTVLTSFHPAPGFTTHSTAIVLGVGLTEVGREADGIEEQHMVVDRVPLDAAVERVRSGEITDGKTVVGLLLARERLDD